In Spirochaeta thermophila DSM 6578, the DNA window GGTAATCCATGGAGAGAAGCTCGTCCTTGGTGGCCTGGACTCCCTCTGGGATCCGTAGTTCCCCGTTCTGGTCATAGATGGGTCCGGTGAAGGGCTCGAACTCCATGGTCTTCATCTGCTCGTAGCGCTTCATCACCAGGTCGTAGACCGAGATCTTCCCCAGATCAGCGGTCTCCATCATGATCTTCTTGAGTCGAGGAACGAACTTCTTATTGATGGGTTCGTCGAACTCCCCACCAAGGAGTGCAGCTCCCTCCCCGGCCCTCCACCAGAGGTCCTCACTCTTCCAGGTACCGTCGTGGATGTCCTTCAGGATCTTCTCATACATGATGCCCCAGTCCACCAGCTGGCCCGAGACCACGGCATCCTCGCCGAAGCGCTGCATGGGGCTGTAGTGGCTGAAGGCATACACGGGCTTACCCTTCTCTGTGTACTCCTGGGCCACCTCGATCACCGCTGGGGAATCCTCGGTGAAGGCGAGGACGTCCACCCCCTCTGCCACGAGGGCCTCGGCCGCCTCGCGCGCCTTGTTGGGATCGTACCAGCTGTAGATCCAGCGCACGTGAACCTCGGCATCGGGATTGACCGCCTTCACCCCCAGGGCATAGGCGTTGATGTGGCGGACCACCTCAGGGATGGGATAGGCCCCTACGTATCCCACCTTGCCCGAGGCGGTGAGGGCGCCGGCCATGAGGCCGTTGAGGTAGTAGATCTGGTAGAGCTCGGCGAAGTACGTCCCCAGGTTCTCGGCCCGCTTGAAGCCCGAGCAGTGCATGAGGATGGTATCCGGATACCGTTGGGCGGCCTTCACCGTCTCGTCCATGTAATCGAAGCTCGTGGTGAAGACCACATCGCACTGCTCCTCGTTCACCAGGCGGTCGATGATCCTCCCGGCATCGCCGGGGGTCACGGACTCCACGTACACCGTCTTCAACCAGGGGAACTTCCCCTCCACGTACTTCCGACCCTGGTCGTGGGCATGGGACCACCCGTAGTCACCCACGGGTCCTACGTAGACGAAACCCGCCTTCAGGGTCTTCTCCCCGACGGCCCCTTCCTCTTTCCTCGCGCATCCCGTGAGGATGAGAGCCATCGCGAGACCCACTGCAAAAAGCGAGAGACCTCGTTTCATCGATCGTACTCCTTTCATCTCGAGAAGTGTGGCGCAGGTCCACGAAAGATGCCCGAACGTGTACGTCATTATGGAGAAAGAGCTCACCCCCGGTCAACCGGGCCCGGCGAGGGCTCGGGCTTCGGACGTGTGGAAGGCTTCCGAGGACTTCCTCAGAGGATACGTTCCTCCATCCAGAGGAGCAGGTCGTGGAACACCTCCTCCTGGGTGAGATCGAGGAGGAGGAAGTGCCCTCCACGCCGGTACCTGCGAAAGGTCCGCTCGTCCGCCGGCACTTCGTCGTAGAGGGAATCGATCCCTTCGCGGGGGACGAGGGGGTCGTGATCCCCGCAGGCGATGAAGACAGGGAGGGCGAGTCTCCTCCTCCGCTCCCGGGAGCCGGCGAGGAGCTTCCTCAGCGCGGCGTGGAACGAAGACGGCGCCTTCCCGGTACAGAGGGGATCCCGCAGGATGCGGAGGGAGAGGAGCGGGTCGACCACACCGTGGACTTCGGTCCGCGGCCGCCCGAGGGAGGGAAAGGGGGGTCCCCACAGGCGACGCGGGAGGCTCTCGGACGTGGGAAAGGGCGACGAGAGGACCAGGCCCGCGCATCGGCCGGGTCTCATGAGCCCGAAGGCGAGGGCGAGGCTCGCACCGGCTCCCTCCCCTCCGAGGAACAGAGGCACGTCGTCGAAGAGCCCGCCACACATATGGAGGAGGTCCTCCACGAGGTCGAGGAGTCCCTCGGGGGAGAGGGTGCGTCCCCGCAGAGGAAGGGAGACCCCCTGGCCCGGAAGGTCGGGCGCTGCCACGCCGAACCCGTGAGACGAGAGGAATCCCCCCACCCTCACGTAGGAACCGGAGTGGAGACCCGCCTCGTGGAGAAGGAGCACACCGGCTCGTGGGGCGTGCTGTGGGTGCCACACCCTGTGGAAGACGAGGTGCTCCTCATACTCTCTCCAGAACTCGTCGTACGGGAGGCTCTTTTCCATGGCCCATCCTGCCCGTGATCACCTCACAGTATACACGGGGACAGGGAATCGCGCCACAAGAAAACGGGCACACACGGCCGTCCGACGGGGATTCAGTAGAGATAGCCGAAGCTCATCCCGAAGGGTGTCCACACGGAGCCATCGACATTGGTGCCCAGGAGGCGCCACTGGGTGGTCACACCGAGCTGGAAATAGGGGGTGAAGTCGAGGAAGAACCCCATTCCGGTATCCGCAACGACCGTTGCTCCAGAGGGGGTTTCGTCCCAGAAGAAGCCTGTGTCCACGAAGGCCACCACCACCGGCCAGAGGATTCCCTCCAGGACCTCACCCACAGGAGGCAGGTACCACCTGAGTTCCAGATCGGCGGCCCACGAGGTGAGGGTGTCGAGTCCGGCTCCGTCGACACCTCTCAGATACTCCAGCCTCGTACCCTTCTCATAGAAGGGCACCGCATCACCCCACACCTTCTCTCCCGTCAGGAGGAAGGCTGCGAGGAGAGAGGTCGCGTTCACCTGCGGATCCCTGTCCCAGAGGGGGAGATACCCCCGCACCTCCCCTCCGACCCCCGAAAACGAGAGGCGTTCTCCCGTGGGCGTGGAACCCCACCCCGGGGGGACGGCCCTGTACCAGACCCCGGCCCACACCCCCTGCTCGTAGCCGTGGACGGGGTGGGTCTCCACGTAGTCCACGAAGACTCTCGCCCGGAGCTCGTGCTGGAGGGCTCCATCCCTCTCAGGGAGCCCGGAGAGGAAGAGGAGCTGGTCGGTGTCCCTGCGATCGAGGTGGTCACGCCACAACCCGGCGTATTCCACGGTGATACCCACGTAGTCATGGGTTCTCGTGGCGAGGAAGGCCTGGGTGATCCCGAACCGCCACCGGGTCTGCAGGTAGTGGTATCCTGTATCCCCGGGTGGGCTCGAGGCCCCTTCCCCGGTGTACACGCTTCCGTCCGGAAGACGATAGTAGGCACCGTCCGTGGCCCACGCGGCATCGGCCCCCAGGAAAAGGGAGGGGTGGACCAGAGCTCTGTAGAGGGGAAAGAGCCGCCAGGTGATCGTCGCCCCTGCTCCCCAGAGCGTGGGATAGGGGCTGATCTCCACAGGGAAACCATCCCCTGCTCCGAGGGGGAAGAGCAGAAACACCAAAAGGAGCACCACGCCGAGGGCTCTCATGGGGACCTCCTCCGTCCGGGTTTCACTCCCATTATCGGCAGGAGGCGGGACCGTCTCCACCCGCTCAGATCGAACTCACCGGGACCAGGTTCTGAGTTCTTCCAGTATGTTCGCTTTGAGGGAGAGATAGTCGGTGGTGAGGAGGTGCTCCCTGGTCCGCGGACGGGGAAAGGGAACCGGGTGCGCGGCCACCACGCGCCCCGGGCGGGGCGAGAGTACCAGGATGCGATCGGCGAGGAGGATGGCCTCGTCCACGTCGTGGGTGACCAGGAGCACCGAAGTGGAGAGGCGTTCCACCACCCCCAGGAGCCACTCCTGAAGACGCTCCCTCGTGATGGCGTCGAGCGCGCCAAAGGGCTCGTCCAGGAGCATGACGTCGTTCCGATAGAGGTAGGTGCGGAGGAGGGCCACCCGCTGACGCATCCCCCCCGAGAGCTGGGAGGGATAGTAGGCCTCAAAACCTTTGAGACCAAAGGCCTCCAGATGGGCACGAGCCTTCTCCCGCGCCTCTTTCCATCCGTATCCCTTGAGCACGAGGGGAACCGCCACGTTGTCGAGCACGGTCTTCCAGGGGAGGAGGAGGTCCCGCTGGTGCATGTAGCTCACCTTGCCTGTCCGGCCGGTGATCTCTTCACCGTCAAGGAGCACCCTCCCGGAGACCGGCAGGAGGAGACCGGAGAGGATCCTGAGGAGGGTGCTCTTCCCGCACCCCGAGGGACCGAGAAGGCAGAGGAACTCCCGCTCTGCGAGGGAGAAGGAGATCCCCTCCAGCACCGCGAGGTCGTCGAAACGCATGGAGATCCCCTCCGCCTGCAGCTTGACAGGGCGGGGCACAGGGGGGGAGACTCCCTCGCGGGAAGGCTCCATCTCCTTTTTGTTCATGCGGGTCCCTCCTCAGGACGGATGAGGGGGCGGCACCGGATACCGCGCCGCCCCTGCGTCCGTACCACGTGTGAGCGGGGGAAGACCGGCCTCCACGTGTGAGGCGTGCTCCCCCGCATCCGCATCACGTGCCGTCAGTCCTCCCGTCACGGCAGGAACTCGTTGGTGAACGCCTCCTCGGGCACGAAGATGCCTTCGAGCAGGCCATAGCGTGTGAGCCAATCGGCGAAGCGCCGCCACACCTCCAGCTTCATCTCGCCCCAGCGGGCCGCACCCCTCGCATACTGGCCTGCGAGGTAGCGCTGGCTCTCCCGCACCAGGTCGGGATCGAGCTCGGGCGCATAGGAGAGGAGGACTTCGGCCGCCTCGTCCGGGTGTTCGATGGCGAACCGGTAGCCCCGGCTCGTGGCCCTGAGGAAGGCGCGCACCACCTCGGGATGCGCTTCGATGTACCCGTCGGTGGTGACGAGTACCGGGGTGTAGTAGTCGAGGGCGGGCTCTATCTCGGCGATGGGGATGTAGGTGATGGGAATCCCCTTGAGCCGGGCGGCCACTCCATCCCATCCTTCGAAGATCCACATGAAGTCCACCTCTCCTTCGGTGGCGGCGAAGAAATCCACCGCCCCCACGGTCACATTCCGGACTTTAGAGTAGTCGGCACCGTAGGCCGCCATCACCGCCTTGAGCACCGCCTCCTCGATGGGGGACCCCCACCCGCCATAGGTCTTGCCCTCGAAGTCCTTGGGGGTCCTGATCCCCTCCTCCACGCGGGCCGCGAACCCCGAGGTGTTGTGCTGGATCACGGTGGCGATGGCCTTGACGGGCCGTCCCGCAGCCCTCGCATAGGTGACCTCCTCCTGATAGCTCACGGCGAACCGGGCCTTGCCGGCCAGGAGGAGCGAGACCCCACCGGTCTCGGGAGGGGTGATGATCGAGACATCGAGGCCCTCCTCACGGTAGTAGCCCTTCTCGAGGGCCACGTAGAGGCCGGTGTGGTTGGTGTTCACGGTCCAATCGAGGACCACGGTGATGGGTGTGAGGGAAGGGGTTTCCCTCCCTCCCGCTGCAGGAAGGATTCCTGCTATCAGGATGAGGCCTGCGCACACGCTCACGACCCGGAACGTCCTCATGGTACACTCCTCATGTGAGTAAGATCCCCCGCGTTCCGCGAGGGGCCTGTGACGGTGTCCCGCCGCGCCCTCCAGGGCATGGCGAGACAGGATGCGAGCTTCACCAGGTACACCACCACGAGGCTCGCCACCACGACCACGAGTATGGCAGCGAACACCCGAGCGGTGGAGAAGGTCTTGTAGGCGCGGAGCATGTAGACTCCCAGACCCCGGGGTGCACCGAGCCACTCCCCGATGACCGCACCCATGATGCTGTAGGTGGCCGAGACCGTGAGCCCCGAGAAGAGGGAAGGGAGGGCGGAGGGGAAACGGACGAGCCAAAAGGTGTACCACCATCCGGCCCTCATGGAAGTGAACAGGTCGAGGAGCTCGGGGTCCACCGAGGCGAGGCCGTCGAGGAGGCTCACGATCACCGGGAAGAAGCAGACGAGCACCACCACCATGAGCTTGCTCGTAAGTCCGTAGCCGAACCAGATGAGGAAGAGGGGATAGAGGAATATGATGGGGATGGTCTGGGAGATCACCAGGAGGGGATAGAGGGAAGCGCGGAGGCGGGGGAAAGCGTCCAGCACGAGGGCGAGTCCCACGCCCAGGAAGACGCCCACGAGGAAGCCGCCGAGACCGGAGAGCAGGGTGGCGCCCAGGTGCGGGAGGAGGAGCGGGGCCTGGCGGACGAGTTCGACGACCACGGCGCTGGGGGCGGGGAGGAGGAAGGGGGAGACGGCACCGAGGCGGGAAGCGGCTTCCCATACGGCGAGCAGTCCCACAGTGGTGAGGAAGGGGCTACCGGTACTTCTCCAGCTTCTCCTCAAAGCTCACTCCCTCCGGGACATAGTCGATCTTGATCACCGCGGCCACACGCCACGCCCCCTCCTGCTCACAGATCCGGTGCGCCTCCTTCACGATGTCGAGGAGCTCATCCATCTCGCCCTCCATCGTGGTCTCCATGGGCCCCACCACGTACCGCACCCCAGAGGACCGGATGTACTCGATCACCCGGTCCACCACCTGGTAGAGCCGATCCCGCTCTACCATGGGGAGTATCTGAAGACTCACATGCACTTTCGCCATAGGCACCTGAATATTACTTGTTTTGTCGGATTTAGTCCAGAGAGACGCACACGGACCGGCTCCGTTGTTTGAAAACACCCTTCCCGCGTCTTATACTATAGACGACATGTACATGATACGACAACCGGAGGCACCTTCGGCAAGAGGCATCCCCCTCTCACGCTCCCTCACCTTCAGGATCTTCACCACCCACGTGGTGAGTGTACTCCTGGTACTGGGGTTGATGATATTCATCAGCTCCCTCTTCTTCAAAAGCTTCACCACCCAGATGGCCGAGGAGGAGGCCATCGAGGAAAGTCAGCGCCTCGTGGACACCATAGAGCAGGTGGGAAAGACACTCATACTCAATGCGCTCAAACAGGAAGTGGACCGCGCCCTCCTCCTCGTACGGCAGACAGCCCGGCATGCGGGAGAGGGCATCGTCTCTGAAGGAGAGGCACAGAGGACGGTGCGCTCGACCCTCCGCTCATGGAAGATCGCCCGTGAAGGCTACTTCGTGATCATCGACTCGGAGGGGAACATACTGCTCCATCCTTCCCCCGAGGTAGAGGGGACCAACCAGCTCTCCTACTGGGTCACTGCATATCAGACCCGGGTGAAGAGGGGATACCTCGAGTACGAACGACAGAATCCAGGGGAACCTGCACCGAGGAAAAAGGTACTGTACATGGACTACTATGCCCCCTGGGACTGGATCGTGACCGCCACCGCCTACAAAGAAGAGTTCAGCGAACTCATCAACCTCACCCTCATCACCACCCTTATCTCCTCCCTCTCCGCGGATACCGGTATGCAGGTCTTCATCCTGGACGGATCTCCCGTCCCTCTCGCATCCACGGACCCCTCACCGGAAAAAGGACTCCTCCAGCAACTCGCCTCTCTTGAAGGAGATGGGGGTTTCTCTTGGAGCACGCACCATGGGGTGCGCCTGGCCCTGGCCTGGAGGACCATCCCCGACTTCAACTGGAAGGTGGTGGTGCTCCAACGTCCCATCCTGCAGGAACGGATCTACTCTTCGTTCCTCCTCTTCTCACTCGGTATCCTGGGTCTCGCCTTCATCCTCTCCCTCGGTCTCTCCATCTACTTCTACTTCTCCCTCACCCGACCGATCCTGAGGGCCATTCCCGTGCTTCGCCTCGCCACCGCAGGCAAACTCGACCTCAGGCTCACGGAGCTGCCTCGGAACGAACTCGGCCTCCTCGGGGCTTACTTCAACACCCTCATGGACTCGCTTCAGCGCACCATGAAGGAGAAGGACTCCCTGGTGGAACGGGCCGCCTTCCTCGCCCGGTTCCCCCAGGAGAACCCCAACCCCGTGGTCTTCGTGAACGAACAAGGCAGGATCACCTATGTCAACCGGAGCGCCGCCCGCATCTTCGGGCTCCCTGAAGGGGTCTGCGACGAAGCGATCCCGCCCTCCCTCAAAGGGATGAGCCCCGAGGCGGAACCCATACTACAGGAGATCAAGGTGGGCGACCGGTGGTATTCGCTCATCGCCTCACCCAGTACCAGTCCCCGGGGCACCTTCTACTTCGGCAGGGAGACCACGCGGGAGCGGGAGTACCGCACTTCGCTGCTCCTCTTCCGGTGGATCTTCGAACACGCCTATGAGGGTATGGTAGTCACCGACGAAGAGGGGAACATCGAGATGGTGAACCCCGCCTTCACCGACATCACCGGCTACTCCGAGGAAGAGGCTCGGGGGAAGACCCCCCGCATCCTCAAATCCGATCACCACCCGCCCGAACTCTACGAGAGGATGTGGCACGACCTCACGACAAAGGGGTGGTGGGCCGACGAGATATGGAACCGGAGAAAGTCGGGTGAGGTGTACCCCGAGTGGCTCTCCATCTCCCGGTTCACCGATACCGAGGGGAAGGTCCACTACGTGGGCATCTTCCACGAGATCTCGAAGCAGAAGGAACTGGAGGAGAGATTACGCTACCTGGCCTACCACGATGCTCTCACCGATCTCCCCAACCGGTTCCTCCTCGAGGACAGACTCGAGCGAGAGTGCGCCCGCGCACGGAGGGAGGGGAAGAAGGTAGGCCTCATCTTCGTCGACCTGGACAACTTTAAACAGGTGAACGATACCTTCGGTCACCGCACCGGAGACCTCTACCTGGTGCATGTCGCCCATCTCCTCAGAGAGGCATGCCGCGAGGTGGACACGGTGGCACGCATCGCCGGTGACGAGTTCGTCATCATGCTCCCCGGTCTGGCCCAGAAGGCCTTCGCACTCTCGGTGCTCGAACGCATCTTCAGGGGCCTTCGGGAGCAACCCTTCCAGCACGAGAACACCACCTTGGAAGTATCGCTCAGTGCAGGACTCGCCTTCTTCCCGGACGACGGTGGAAGCGCCTCGGAGATCCTCTCGAGGGCCGACATCGCCCTCTACCGGGCGAAGCGACAAGGCAAGAACCAGTACGCAATCTTCCAGAGAGAAGACCAAAAGGTCATCGAGGAACAACTCGGCCGGTACGACCTCCTCAGGAAGGCGCTCGCGGGAAGAACGGTGAAGATCGACTGGGAACCCTGGGAGAACCGAAGCGGACGCATCGCCTATCTCGAGGCACTCCTCTCTTGCGGGAAGGACCCCACCCTCGAGCCCGGAGCGATACTCACCATGGCCGAAGAGGTGAACCTGGGGGGAACGGTGGGCGAGCTCATCGTGGAAGGTATGGCCACCCTCCTCCACGGAGCCAGGAAAAGGGCCATCCCCCCGGGCACCATCCCACCCCTGGTCGCCCGAATCCCCTCCTCCCTCCTCTTCGATCACTCATTCCTCTCCACGCTCAGGGACATGGGGGAAGCCTACGAACTCCCTCCCGGACACCTGATACTCCTCCTCCCCTTCCGCTCAGGCATGCTCCCCGAACACCTCATACGCGCGGTGGAGGAAGTACGGACCATGGGCTTCACCGTGGGCCCCCCCGGCCCTTGGATCCCTCTCGATCCGAGGGACGAAGCCATCCATCTCCCCTTCGTCCTCCTCCCCTATCGCCGTCTCCTTGCCTTCAGAAACGAGGTGGAAGGGAGCGAGTCCTCCCTCAAGGCCCTCATACACCTCATGCGGTACAGGAACCAGAAGGTGGTGGTGGAAGGAGTGGACGACGAAGGAGGTCTCTCCTGGATATGGGAACTGGGAGCCGACCTGGCCGCAGGCCCCGGGGTACACGGCAGGCTCCCTGCAGAGCAGGTCCTCCCGCTCCTCAGGGAGCACCTCGAGGAAAAGGGAGAGCCCTAGGCCGAAAAAGGAGGGCCCCTAGCCCCCCAGGTGATCGAGCACGATGAGAAGGGCCCGGCGCACCGGCTCGGCAGCACCCCAGAGGAGCTGATCGCCCACCGTGAAGGCGGTGAGGAACTCAGGCCCCATCTTCATGAAGCGTACCCGACCCACAGTCACGGTGA includes these proteins:
- a CDS encoding thiamine-binding protein, which gives rise to MAKVHVSLQILPMVERDRLYQVVDRVIEYIRSSGVRYVVGPMETTMEGEMDELLDIVKEAHRICEQEGAWRVAAVIKIDYVPEGVSFEEKLEKYR
- a CDS encoding BMP family ABC transporter substrate-binding protein: MKRGLSLFAVGLAMALILTGCARKEEGAVGEKTLKAGFVYVGPVGDYGWSHAHDQGRKYVEGKFPWLKTVYVESVTPGDAGRIIDRLVNEEQCDVVFTTSFDYMDETVKAAQRYPDTILMHCSGFKRAENLGTYFAELYQIYYLNGLMAGALTASGKVGYVGAYPIPEVVRHINAYALGVKAVNPDAEVHVRWIYSWYDPNKAREAAEALVAEGVDVLAFTEDSPAVIEVAQEYTEKGKPVYAFSHYSPMQRFGEDAVVSGQLVDWGIMYEKILKDIHDGTWKSEDLWWRAGEGAALLGGEFDEPINKKFVPRLKKIMMETADLGKISVYDLVMKRYEQMKTMEFEPFTGPIYDQNGELRIPEGVQATKDELLSMDYHVDNVVTPLPRD
- a CDS encoding ABC transporter ATP-binding protein; this translates as MNKKEMEPSREGVSPPVPRPVKLQAEGISMRFDDLAVLEGISFSLAEREFLCLLGPSGCGKSTLLRILSGLLLPVSGRVLLDGEEITGRTGKVSYMHQRDLLLPWKTVLDNVAVPLVLKGYGWKEAREKARAHLEAFGLKGFEAYYPSQLSGGMRQRVALLRTYLYRNDVMLLDEPFGALDAITRERLQEWLLGVVERLSTSVLLVTHDVDEAILLADRILVLSPRPGRVVAAHPVPFPRPRTREHLLTTDYLSLKANILEELRTWSR
- a CDS encoding ABC transporter permease, with product MRRSWRSTGSPFLTTVGLLAVWEAASRLGAVSPFLLPAPSAVVVELVRQAPLLLPHLGATLLSGLGGFLVGVFLGVGLALVLDAFPRLRASLYPLLVISQTIPIIFLYPLFLIWFGYGLTSKLMVVVLVCFFPVIVSLLDGLASVDPELLDLFTSMRAGWWYTFWLVRFPSALPSLFSGLTVSATYSIMGAVIGEWLGAPRGLGVYMLRAYKTFSTARVFAAILVVVVASLVVVYLVKLASCLAMPWRARRDTVTGPSRNAGDLTHMRSVP
- a CDS encoding diguanylate cyclase domain-containing protein, with translation MYMIRQPEAPSARGIPLSRSLTFRIFTTHVVSVLLVLGLMIFISSLFFKSFTTQMAEEEAIEESQRLVDTIEQVGKTLILNALKQEVDRALLLVRQTARHAGEGIVSEGEAQRTVRSTLRSWKIAREGYFVIIDSEGNILLHPSPEVEGTNQLSYWVTAYQTRVKRGYLEYERQNPGEPAPRKKVLYMDYYAPWDWIVTATAYKEEFSELINLTLITTLISSLSADTGMQVFILDGSPVPLASTDPSPEKGLLQQLASLEGDGGFSWSTHHGVRLALAWRTIPDFNWKVVVLQRPILQERIYSSFLLFSLGILGLAFILSLGLSIYFYFSLTRPILRAIPVLRLATAGKLDLRLTELPRNELGLLGAYFNTLMDSLQRTMKEKDSLVERAAFLARFPQENPNPVVFVNEQGRITYVNRSAARIFGLPEGVCDEAIPPSLKGMSPEAEPILQEIKVGDRWYSLIASPSTSPRGTFYFGRETTREREYRTSLLLFRWIFEHAYEGMVVTDEEGNIEMVNPAFTDITGYSEEEARGKTPRILKSDHHPPELYERMWHDLTTKGWWADEIWNRRKSGEVYPEWLSISRFTDTEGKVHYVGIFHEISKQKELEERLRYLAYHDALTDLPNRFLLEDRLERECARARREGKKVGLIFVDLDNFKQVNDTFGHRTGDLYLVHVAHLLREACREVDTVARIAGDEFVIMLPGLAQKAFALSVLERIFRGLREQPFQHENTTLEVSLSAGLAFFPDDGGSASEILSRADIALYRAKRQGKNQYAIFQREDQKVIEEQLGRYDLLRKALAGRTVKIDWEPWENRSGRIAYLEALLSCGKDPTLEPGAILTMAEEVNLGGTVGELIVEGMATLLHGARKRAIPPGTIPPLVARIPSSLLFDHSFLSTLRDMGEAYELPPGHLILLLPFRSGMLPEHLIRAVEEVRTMGFTVGPPGPWIPLDPRDEAIHLPFVLLPYRRLLAFRNEVEGSESSLKALIHLMRYRNQKVVVEGVDDEGGLSWIWELGADLAAGPGVHGRLPAEQVLPLLREHLEEKGEP
- a CDS encoding alpha/beta hydrolase — its product is MEKSLPYDEFWREYEEHLVFHRVWHPQHAPRAGVLLLHEAGLHSGSYVRVGGFLSSHGFGVAAPDLPGQGVSLPLRGRTLSPEGLLDLVEDLLHMCGGLFDDVPLFLGGEGAGASLALAFGLMRPGRCAGLVLSSPFPTSESLPRRLWGPPFPSLGRPRTEVHGVVDPLLSLRILRDPLCTGKAPSSFHAALRKLLAGSRERRRRLALPVFIACGDHDPLVPREGIDSLYDEVPADERTFRRYRRGGHFLLLDLTQEEVFHDLLLWMEERIL
- a CDS encoding ABC transporter substrate-binding protein; translated protein: MRTFRVVSVCAGLILIAGILPAAGGRETPSLTPITVVLDWTVNTNHTGLYVALEKGYYREEGLDVSIITPPETGGVSLLLAGKARFAVSYQEEVTYARAAGRPVKAIATVIQHNTSGFAARVEEGIRTPKDFEGKTYGGWGSPIEEAVLKAVMAAYGADYSKVRNVTVGAVDFFAATEGEVDFMWIFEGWDGVAARLKGIPITYIPIAEIEPALDYYTPVLVTTDGYIEAHPEVVRAFLRATSRGYRFAIEHPDEAAEVLLSYAPELDPDLVRESQRYLAGQYARGAARWGEMKLEVWRRFADWLTRYGLLEGIFVPEEAFTNEFLP